The Epinephelus lanceolatus isolate andai-2023 chromosome 12, ASM4190304v1, whole genome shotgun sequence genome segment gtgggtgagcggtttgctaatgtcaacgttgtggatcgagtggcctatggtggcggtggggttatggtatgggcaggcgtatgttatggacaacgaacacaggtgcattttattgatggcattttgaatgtacagagataccgtgacgagatcctgaggcccattgttgtgccattcatccacgaccatcacctcatgttgcagcatgataatgcacggccccatgttgcaaggatctgtacacaattcctggaagctgaaaacatcccagttcttgcatggccagcatactcaccggacatgtcacccattgagcatgtttgggatgctctggatcggcgtatacgacagcgtgttccagttcctgccaatatccagcagcttcacacagccactgaagaggagtggaccaacattccacaggccacaatcaacaacctgatcaactctatgcgaaggagatgtgttgcactgcgtgaggcaaatggtggtcacaccagatactgactggttttctgacccccccccccccccccgaataaagcaaaactgcacatttcagagtggccttttattgtggccagcctaaggcacacctgtgcaatattcatgctgtctaatcagcatcttgatatgccacacctgtgaggtgggatggattatctcggcaaaggagaagtgctcactaacacagatttagacagatttgtgaacaatatttgagggaaatggtcttttgtgtatgtagaaaaagttttagatctttgagtccagctcacgaaaaatgggagcaaaaacaaaagttttgcgtttatatttttgttcaatgTAGAAGGATTTTAGGGTTCTTGACATCCCAGCTGGTCACCAACGTTTTCCAATGTttatatttggttgaattttggTTGTGATGTCTGTttaccaaaattcaatgtcaggacaatGTCTGATGCCAGCGTCAGTTGTTGTCAAACACTGACGACACATGACACTGATTTTTTGGCGGTTTGAATTTGTGCAGTGAGGTACCCAAAATCCAACATCTTCCAAACATCTCATGTTTTCACCATGAACTGATTGATGACTGATGGATGGATCTGTAGAATATTGTTTTTTGCATTTGATTAATATTTATAGTTTTCTCGCAGCAAATCACACTGAGGTCacttaaactttttattttcatcatgactGTGATTGTGAGGAAAACTGTTGATATTAAATGATGACCTTGAATTCAAAACACTGTGTGGTGTTTATTAGTTGAAATAAAGGAGGTCAAACTAAAGTGTCACCTTCAGTCAGTGAGGATCATGAgccaaacaaacattaataaagacaatcatttcagctttttgtaatttaaaTCATGAAATCCTAGCATGTGTGTAAAGGtgaggtgtcagagaggagtgtgAACACAGGTGCATCACCAGGTGCCATTTTATCACCTCTGTTCTTTTCTCTGTAAACCAATGAGTTGAAACTCAAACACACTGCTGATGATGTGGCACTGGTTGGCCTTCTGTGTGAGGGGGACTCTGCAAAAGGTGGCACATATTTGAATCATGTAgtttctctgcagcagtggtgtgAGGAGAGTGTGTTTAATAAATGTAGGTGAAACCAGGAGCTTCTTTAATCAGCAGCACACCAGACGCTCCTCATACATTTCAACCTTTGACCATCACTGGCTGCCTGATCTTCACACAGAGAGGACTGAGTGTATATTTAAGGAAACCTGAACGTTTAGTGGTCTGACACAATTTAGCACCATGTGTGACACCATGTGTGTTTATTATCAAATGGTTTCATGAGtctaaaaactaaaacatgCAGACAAAGTGAGTGGAGGAGCTTTAACCTCCTCTACCTCCCTGCTTAGCAGGATGAAGGCGCCCTCTTGTGTTGAGCAtcacttttcacatttcactTGTTCACCTGCTGTGATGTTCACTGCAGGAAGACAAGTCCAGAGTTCACTCAGCCTTTGGCAGCTTCACACAACATCAGTAAAGAGACATTTCAATATGTGTAATATCACACTGTGTGCGTCAAAGCCGGCTCTAGCCACTTTGGTGCCCTAGGCGGGATTAGGGTTCGGTGCCCCCACCCCCTAGTTTAACTTTTTTGAAGGAGGATTAGCTATTCTAGTGTTAATATGTCCTGTAGACAAGTTGAATAAATATTGATAGTTGCACTATactttgattatattttgaGTTAGGCCATATTTCCTCTGTAAACTGTATTTGtcattaaatttattttattgtgctaCTTTTACCATAATAATAGAAGTATGTGAGACAGATTTTGGTAATAGATAGTGTTGGTATTCTTGAATGGACTCCTTTTAACAAAGTCAAATATGTGGCaatattgcattcaaatgaaAATTGGGATCTGTGTGCAAGCTACAGTTCCCATTGTTTTCCGTCCCTATGGAgctttataaatgtttaaaggcTTGGCCAACTTACTGACATTGTAAAAATAGACTTTCATAGCCTCCATGTGTGGACAAATGGACGAAAACATTCCAGATGTACAGGCCAGGATGAGTTGCATGTGTAAGTGATGTGAATATTGTGGTAAGAGtatttgtgaatatttgatagaaacaacaaacatgtctctGGATGTGGCCATATTTACAttagaaacatgactgcagcagtAACATACAGTTACAGAACTCACCTGATTCAGGCTGTGTCTCACTGGAAGTCGTGAGGTAGTGAGGTGGTGTGCTGAATCCAGCCGTGCTGCTGCTTGTTGCCTGACTTGTAGCTGGATTCAAACAGACAGTACATCCATACTGTTACACTACTGCTTTAAGTCTGTTGTGTCATTCTACTTCATATAAAGTGAAGCACTGTACAAatagactttattttatttgacctaCATTTACTGTAATTAATAACAAGGTTAACCTGGAACAttcaacagtaataataatgacattataataataatattaataatgataaaaatgacaacatagcAGTGTGTCAGAGACCACAAATAATTGGCTAAACTTACATTCTTCAGTGAGTGGAGGAGGTGTCAGAGAAGGcccctctgcagcagcttctcGGGGCTTCTTGTTCAAAACTTTTCTCAGTGCATCTGGACAGATGTGGAGTAGATTTACCTCTTACTGTACAGTACAAGCAAAACATGTAGCTGCAGCAGACAGACTACTACTTGCACCAGTGATGTGTTCAACATAacatgaattataatctagttgtGATTATGAATGACTAAAATAAAAGAGGTTGCACTACAGTTATATTGTCACACTTCCAGCACAATATCTAATGTGCTGAGTAAGAGGAGGAGCACTAAGCAGCCAGAAGTTAACCAGATACAAACAGCAATAAACCAGCTCAGCAGCTTAACTCAATCCTTGGCAGCGATCACATCATTATCTGGGCGCACCTGAGGGCTTGGAGTTCTTTTCATGATGATAACCCAATAATTTGACAATTTATGACCTCTTGTTGTCTGTCAGTCACAACCTACCTACCTGAGATGCGCACAGATAACTCGTCCCACCCCCCTTTCCCACAGTGACATGACTGAGCACGGTGCAGGACAGGTTCAGGGCCAGGtcaaataatgacaaacaacaggggagttgttgttgttgtttactttttctttatttgttctttttttcaagaCAGAGTATGAGGAAAGGGCGCCAGTCGTGGCTGCAAATTATTAGtagtatttatttcattttattcattctatttattttttcttttttttgaggGCTTGCAGCTGCGCCCCTGCCAGCATGTGGCACCCTAGGCGACTGCCTATATGGCCGATGCCAAGAGCCGGCCCTGGTGCGCGTTTGTTGACAGGAGTCACACCCTGAAACACTGATGCTGCATTCAGGTCACATGGGAAAGATGGGAGAGATAAGACATAGTATTTGGGAATGTGAGATTTGAGGCTAAACGTTCAAATGTCTCTGACTTGTTGAATTCTGATTAAAGAACATGGAAACACTTGGAACCAAAGTAAAGAATCATATTTTCAtgtcatgattttatgactgGACCTGATATAAGCtgctcatttttacatttgttgttGGAGTTCAGATATTTCACGTGTTATAAAAGCTGAGTcactcactgtcactgtggTAGTGTTTGGTTTCCTAGTGTCTCTGTTAGGTGCTGTCTGCTGAGAACATTTCTCCCAGATCAATTCtgtcatatcaacatttatacatgtttaaaatcaaagttttaaaaattaaaatgagacCTCATCAAGCTCAGGAACAAATCATGTTTGTGCTGGCCACATCTgatcaaaacaaagatttaaataACAAATTTCACTTGAATGACTTGTGACGACACAAATTATGATCTGCATCCAAATTTATTTGATGTTcatggacacaaaaacagaaagcaaacacTATTAAATGACTCTTGTTCAGTGATTTCATGTTCAGATTCACTTCATCCACACAAGAATCTCAGCTGTGTACAAGACAATAATGAATGATGTCCTTATTGATTATGATCAGGATCATTACACTTCTATAAAACCTCATAACAACAACATTTGGTCtgccaaacaaataaatgtgattatacatttctttacagatgaacacaaagacaacaaagtgtggaggataaaggaggtgacacacacaggaaggagcgccacctacacacactcaaacatttacacaacaaCTCAGGAGAAGATGTCAAAGTCCCGCCCAcaatgtttgactgacagctgatctgTGTGCAGTGAAGAAACGCCACAacaatcagctgtcagcaacaaacatggagaccaaacacagagtttaacccttaaatgacttctgactATTTGACTTGACACAACTCAGCTGTGGAATCAGGATGAAGACAAAGTCCAGcatagagaggctgagtgaatgtggtctggactctgcggaggagagtcatggtttcagagacgctgtagaaggacagaatacctgcacTGTGATCCAGGTACACTCCTACTCTGGAGGACCGAGGACCTGAGACGGGAGTTTGGACTTTGTTGTGATAAAAGTTATAACTGTTATTGGCACAATATAACATCCAAGATTTGTCATTGAATCCAAATAAACATTCATCCCCTGCTCTGCTGATATTCTTGTATGCGACTGCCACATaaactcctcctctccactccacctcccagtaacaacgtCCAGTCAGACTCTCTCTACTCAGGACCTGAGACCATCCAGTGAATCTGTCTGGGTGTTTAGAATAAAACTGTTGTTGTCTCATTACTGTCACTTTCCTGTTCCCCTCAGATAATAACAgctctgtgaatgctgtgtttGGATCCAGTGTGATGTGACGTGAATATCTGAAGAACTCAGCTCTGGTCTTGGGCTCTGGTTGTGGCAGTAAAACATCCACTTCAGTCACTGTCAGTGAGACGTTTGTCCATGTGTCCCTCAGGGCGTCCTGTAGTTTATCTCTGACTCCTGACACAGCCGCTGTCACGTCCTCAAAGTAGCGGTGAGGACGGATGTTGATGCTGGATGAGTGTGTGgcttcactgagtgctgacagTGAGGGGTAGTTGTGTAGAAACTGCTtgtgatcctctgtgtgtgagagctgcttcagctcagcgtctttcctcttcagctcagtgatctcctgctccagcttctcctgaagctctttgactcgactcacttcagtttcctgctgccatctgagctgctgcttcacatcagaGCGTCTTTTCTCCATGAGACGGATCAGCTCAGTGAAGATCTTCTCACTGTGCTCCACTGCTTTATCAGCAGAGCGACTGAtagcctccacctcctgttggagcagcttcacatctttctctgtgtcctggattctctgctggatgttttgtcgactcccctccagctctctctgcctctcagtcctttctgctgcagctgacactgtGTCGTGGCCTTTATGTTCATCCACAGAGCAGAGATAACAGATACACTGCTGATCAGTGCGGcagaacatcttcatcacctcatcatgACGAGAGCAGATGTTCTCCTGCAGCTTCTTGGAGGGCTCCGccagcttgtgtttcttgaatgTAGCCGAGTCACGATGAGGCTGGAGGTGTTTCTCACAGTAAGAGGCCACACACTGCAGACAGGACTTGAAGGCTTTCAGTTTCCTCCCAGTGCAGACATCACAGGACACATCTTCAGCTCCAGCATAGCAgtgatcagcaggagcagcttggAGTCCAGTCTTCTTCAGTTTCTCCACTAAATCTGTTAACATGGTGTTTTTCCTCAGGACAGGCCTCGGTGTGAAGCTCTGCCTACACTGAGGGCAGCTGTAGATTCTCTTCTCATCCTCTCCATCCCAGAAGCTTTGAATACAGTTGATGCAGTAGCTGTGTCCACAGGGAAGAGTCCCCGGATCCTTCAGTAGATCCAGACAGATGGAACAAGAGAAGGTTTCTCGGTCCAGCTCAACTCCTTTCTGCGCCATTTCACCTCGTGGCAGTGACTGTGTGAGTTTCACTCTCTGAGAAGTGAAACTAGTTTGAGCTCTGATCTAAACATCATGTGTTCCTGCAGTGAATGGagtctgtcagctctgtgacgTCACCACAGTGTTGGTTACACACTGTAGATCTGAAGGGGAGGGAACAAGGAAATGTGTGGACAGAGTGgagctggctgtgtgtgtgagagcaggaagaggagggagggctcATCAAGCTCTGAGTCATTCCAGGAAGAGGAGCAGTTTGACAGAGATACTGTGTGTTTAACACTTGTTTACAACAGAGCTCatttctcatttaaaaacactgatcaCTTCATCCTTTAGGAGGTAAACTCTTCTAAGAATCAGAGGGTTTGGAGACGGCTCCACAGTTTTCTAAACTGTCCCGTAATTAAGTTTCATCAAACTCATGATTGTTTACAATAATTCTAAAACAGTAAATATGAGACACAGAATTTAATCACTGCTGTAAAGGTAATGAAACTCCAACAATTAAACTATTAGCAGATGAAAGTCTTTAAGTTATGTTTGAGAGAAAACAGATTCAATTCAGAAAGTCATTTTGAGTAAAAGATGTATTTTGATgataaatgcatttaaacagcTGATTCAAATGAGTTACTTGGTGCAGCTCTGAATCCCCACAGGACCTGAATGCACCAGATTATTTGGTTCTGCACTTTAGTTTGTGACATGTTTGTACAGGTGAATATAAAAAGGTTTCTTTCTTATATTCACCATCAGCTGTTAAactgaaaacaggaaacaatacAGGTTGCGGTCagggatttcaaaataaaaggaggaCGATGAGCAACAACATTTAAATAAGCACAACTGGGAAAACATCTACAGGCTAATTGCAagatttatcattatttttataatgGATATTTTCATCATGTATATGTTTAGACGTAATGATatagttttttatatttttttatttaattcatttatttatttgcccCAAGTAATAATGtttagtaaacatgtttacagcctgctacaaaaacagttttggtctctatagctaatttctacACTCGTAACAACTGTACACGGGGTGAATTTTAacgtaacattttttttttaaggcccaaagttacacatatttaaccctttgaaccctgagctcAGTGGTGaggaaacatgaaaaaaagacaatgagaaaTTGGTGAGAAGATTTtttaatgaccaaaaaaaaaagtaaataaagatttagatttttttttaaaactatttatttattgttatgcttattacattttaaaatgatgttacagaattattccAATTTTTAAGCGCTCTTTCCAGGTTgtttcatttttcacattttcttgtttttaatttttaataaatttttgggtcatttcttctttagTTGCCTTTTTCACGTgtgtttaaagaaataaagccagtttgctcaggtttcagaGGGTTATGGGcggggctgctttgagtgacaggttgtctgcGAGGAGTCGCTAcagtccacagctccaccctctcctccaaatatggtcacttctggctccaaaaaccaagatggccacGGCTGAAATGCCGAACTTGAGTCCACAAAACCCaaaggtgacatcacagtagctccATCCATTATTATAGACAGTCTATGGTCTTTCCCCAAGCAAGAGAAAGGAAgtaaggaagaaaggaagaaaggaagaaaggaaagggaaagaaagcaaactgacttaATAAGAAAAGTATTCAaaaggtgtgtgagagagagatggatcAAGAGGGGAAAAGTGCGGGGCCCACACAGACTGCTTATGCAAAGGTTCCAATATGTGGTGCTACATCCCTGAACAGAGGAGGTCAaggataacatttaaaaaatactttcacctgcttttattttgttcttgacctttaaccttgaGTTTCTTTTTACTGCTCTGCAACACATTATGAGGAGTGGAGTGAGGAGTTATTTGATTCATTGTAAATCTGGTTTGATTAAAGCAATCGTAACttgatgaaaacaaaaccatattTCATCATTTTCCCCACCTTACATTCATCAATCATCACTCACAACACAAAAGTGTCATTTAAGgaaagtgtgtgaaggagcaAAACGTGATTCAACAAACTGGAAGTTATGAAAATATTAGTAATGGGAGTGATGAAATGTGTGAGAAGTGAAAAATAGAGGGGTTCAAGTggatgtaaaatgaaaaaaagagctGATTATCAAGTGACTTGATTCATTTTCTACCACTCATCACCCTGTTCTACTTTGAAAGGGAAATGCCACAACTTCTGGTTTGAGGTTGCTCTGATTGATGGAACTTTGTGCAACCGCTGAAATGAGACTTCCCCCAAAATCCCCAGTAACACAGTTCAAATATCCCAGTGGTGGTTTAATGTTTTGGATTTCTAGTGTCTCTGCAAAGTGCTGTCTGCTGGGGACATTCTCCTCTTATTAATACTGTCATGTATACACATTATAAATGTTTACAATTAAAGTTAGAACTTTAAAATAAGAGCTCAAATTCAGGAATAAATCATGCGTCTGCTGGCCACATCTAGTGGCCATTTTTGGCTCCAAACTACTAAATGTTTCAATAACAAATTAAACTTGAGGGAATTCTGAGGGCACAAATTATTATCTGCATCAAAATGAGCATAAACAAAAAATGATACTAAATACTATAGATAGGAAATGAAGCTGAGAAATAAATGAGTGGCATCCAGGACTGTGGTGACGCTGTTTCAGTGAGGAAAGTTACAGGAGGAAAAGTGCCTCAGTTATAATCTCAAATCAGTGTCACGTTTTCTCCATCAGGTTTGTCTGATCCCCTGGAACGAAGACGAGAAGAAAAGACTTTTTTCAAACGTGTGTATTTATATGTCAACCTTCAGTTTGTTCACACACCCCATCAGTAAAGTCTGTTCAACGATTTGGGACTTCATTTATCCACACagtcactttatttattcaacacCAGTTCTCAATATCTTCCCGAgacccagtgtcctcacatgaGGACGTCACATTTTGGCTTTGCTTGACCTTATTTTTCATTCtccttaactcagacctgttgtccttatACGTGGACACtgtttgtgccatctagtggctttaagagcacaatacactgatcatgtaaaaacaagatggcagccatctctgccaagtcagtctgcagctgatcccgacacaaagGTCAAC includes the following:
- the LOC144465119 gene encoding tripartite motif-containing protein 16-like produces the protein MAQKGVELDRETFSCSICLDLLKDPGTLPCGHSYCINCIQSFWDGEDEKRIYSCPQCRQSFTPRPVLRKNTMLTDLVEKLKKTGLQAAPADHCYAGAEDVSCDVCTGRKLKAFKSCLQCVASYCEKHLQPHRDSATFKKHKLAEPSKKLQENICSRHDEVMKMFCRTDQQCICYLCSVDEHKGHDTVSAAAERTERQRELEGSRQNIQQRIQDTEKDVKLLQQEVEAISRSADKAVEHSEKIFTELIRLMEKRRSDVKQQLRWQQETEVSRVKELQEKLEQEITELKRKDAELKQLSHTEDHKQFLHNYPSLSALSEATHSSSINIRPHRYFEDVTAAVSGVRDKLQDALRDTWTNVSLTVTEVDVLLPQPEPKTRAEFFRYSRHITLDPNTAFTELLLSEGNRKVTVMRQQQFYSKHPDRFTGWSQVLSRESLTGRCYWEVEWRGGVYVAVAYKNISRAGDECLFGFNDKSWMLYCANNSYNFYHNKVQTPVSGPRSSRVGVYLDHSAGILSFYSVSETMTLLRRVQTTFTQPLYAGLCLHPDSTAELCQVK